A stretch of the Streptosporangium sp. NBC_01755 genome encodes the following:
- a CDS encoding ABC transporter substrate-binding protein, producing MRKTIATVTTAGLALALAACGGESPAPAPAASGSASAPAAKTLEGVSIEVAAKWTGPEQTNFQEVLKAFEAKTGAKVTYASTGEDTGAYLGPRIQGGNPPDIAILPQPGLVKQYADQKALKPLTAEVLKQIDDNYTPYWKELGSAGGQSYGVLVKAAHKSLIWYRDQAFQDAGAQPPATWDDLIKTAQTIADSGTPPFSLCGASGWTLTDLFENVYLSSAGPENYTKLSNHEIPWTDPSVTTALEKIGQLVGKKEFLLGGSSGALQTDFPTCVTQVYGQDKSAMVIEADFVGTTAEESGAKLGEEAKYFPFPKAGDTEPVVLGGDIAVALKDSEGAMALLEFLASAEGGEVWAKLPGYLSPNRNVSPDNYPAELTKQLAQTIISAGDAVRYDMSDLAPSAFGGTDGKGQWKLLQDFVRDPSDVKGIQEKLEAEAKKAWK from the coding sequence ATGCGCAAGACCATTGCCACAGTGACGACGGCGGGGCTCGCCCTGGCACTCGCCGCGTGCGGGGGCGAGTCGCCCGCCCCGGCACCGGCCGCGAGCGGCAGCGCGTCCGCACCCGCCGCCAAGACCCTCGAAGGGGTGTCCATCGAGGTCGCCGCCAAGTGGACCGGCCCCGAGCAGACCAACTTCCAGGAAGTGCTCAAGGCGTTCGAGGCGAAGACCGGCGCCAAGGTCACCTACGCCTCCACCGGCGAGGACACCGGCGCCTACCTCGGTCCCCGCATCCAGGGCGGCAACCCACCGGACATCGCGATCCTGCCCCAGCCGGGCCTGGTCAAGCAGTACGCGGACCAGAAGGCGCTCAAGCCGCTCACCGCCGAGGTCCTGAAGCAGATCGACGACAACTACACCCCGTACTGGAAGGAGCTCGGCTCCGCGGGCGGCCAGTCCTACGGCGTGCTGGTGAAGGCGGCTCACAAGTCGCTCATCTGGTACCGCGACCAGGCGTTCCAGGACGCGGGGGCGCAGCCTCCGGCCACCTGGGACGACCTGATCAAGACCGCCCAGACGATCGCCGACTCCGGCACCCCGCCGTTCTCCCTCTGCGGCGCCTCCGGCTGGACGCTGACCGACCTGTTCGAGAACGTCTACCTGTCCAGCGCGGGCCCGGAGAACTACACCAAGCTCTCCAACCACGAGATCCCGTGGACCGACCCCAGCGTGACCACCGCGCTGGAGAAGATCGGGCAGCTCGTCGGTAAAAAGGAGTTCCTGCTCGGCGGCTCCTCCGGCGCCCTGCAGACCGACTTCCCGACCTGCGTGACCCAGGTCTACGGCCAGGACAAGTCCGCCATGGTCATCGAGGCCGACTTCGTGGGCACCACCGCCGAGGAGTCGGGCGCCAAGCTGGGCGAGGAGGCCAAGTACTTCCCGTTCCCGAAGGCCGGTGACACCGAGCCGGTCGTGCTGGGCGGCGACATCGCGGTGGCGCTGAAGGACTCCGAGGGCGCGATGGCCCTGCTGGAGTTCCTCGCCTCCGCCGAGGGCGGCGAGGTCTGGGCGAAGCTTCCCGGCTACCTCTCGCCCAACCGCAACGTCTCGCCCGACAACTACCCCGCCGAGCTGACCAAGCAGCTCGCCCAGACGATCATCTCCGCCGGCGACGCGGTCCGCTACGACATGTCCGACCTGGCGCCGAGCGCCTTCGGCGGCACGGACGGCAAGGGTCAGTGGAAGCTCCTGCAGGACTTCGTCCGCGACCCCTCGGACGTCAAGGGCATCCAGGAGAAGCTCGAAGCCGAGGCCAAGAAAGCCTGGAAGTAA
- a CDS encoding ABC transporter substrate-binding protein, with product MRRLIPIALAVLLLAGCSAAGTRETERFGGTGPFTLVIGRDTTAYLQPLLDRWNQTHPQERVSLLELPEAADEQRAQMVANLQAKSDRYDVLALDVVRTAEFADAGWILPLERTMFPLDRFLPPVVDTAVYQGKLWAVPYTSNAGLLYYRKDLLAKQGFKPPKTWEELRTQARTLHERYDIGGYAGQFLAYEGLTVNFTEAVQSAGGQILSPDGTEVTMDVAKAKAGLDFLVDGFREGWIPPESLSFKEEESRLAFQEGRLAFARNWPHAYGPATLSSIADRFGVTRLPGLSGPGTGSLGGYNLAVSAFSKRQKSAVEFIRYFTGLENQRRVLTDGSFPPVWAELYDDPALIKRFPYLPVLKQSILSARPRPASANYNQLSLVIASAVSNALTPPFEEAGDDVVASMKGQLVEIIRAP from the coding sequence GTGCGCCGACTCATCCCCATCGCGCTCGCCGTGCTTCTCCTGGCGGGGTGCTCGGCTGCCGGCACGCGGGAGACCGAGCGGTTCGGTGGAACCGGCCCGTTCACCCTCGTCATCGGCCGCGACACGACGGCGTACCTGCAACCGCTGCTGGACCGGTGGAACCAGACACATCCCCAGGAGCGGGTGAGCCTGCTCGAACTCCCCGAGGCGGCCGACGAGCAGCGCGCCCAGATGGTCGCCAACCTGCAGGCCAAGAGCGACCGCTACGACGTGCTGGCACTGGACGTGGTCCGGACCGCGGAGTTCGCCGATGCCGGCTGGATCCTGCCACTGGAGCGCACGATGTTCCCGCTCGACCGGTTCCTACCGCCGGTCGTCGACACGGCGGTCTACCAGGGCAAGCTCTGGGCCGTGCCGTACACCAGCAACGCGGGGCTGCTCTACTACCGCAAGGACCTGCTGGCCAAGCAGGGTTTCAAACCGCCGAAGACCTGGGAGGAACTCCGCACGCAGGCGCGCACCCTGCACGAGAGGTACGACATCGGCGGCTACGCGGGCCAGTTCCTGGCCTACGAGGGCCTGACCGTCAACTTCACCGAGGCCGTGCAGTCGGCGGGCGGGCAGATCCTCAGCCCGGACGGCACCGAGGTGACCATGGACGTGGCCAAGGCGAAGGCCGGCCTGGACTTCCTGGTGGACGGGTTCCGGGAGGGGTGGATCCCGCCCGAGTCGCTCTCCTTCAAGGAGGAGGAGTCGCGGCTGGCCTTCCAGGAGGGCAGGCTGGCCTTCGCCCGCAACTGGCCGCACGCGTACGGGCCGGCCACCCTCTCGTCCATCGCCGACAGGTTCGGGGTCACCAGGCTTCCCGGGCTGAGCGGCCCGGGAACCGGCTCGCTGGGCGGCTACAACCTCGCGGTGAGCGCCTTCTCCAAGCGGCAGAAGTCGGCCGTCGAGTTCATCCGCTACTTCACCGGCCTGGAGAACCAGCGGCGGGTACTCACCGACGGCTCGTTCCCGCCCGTGTGGGCCGAGCTGTACGACGACCCCGCCCTGATCAAGCGTTTCCCCTACCTGCCGGTCCTGAAGCAGAGCATCCTCTCCGCCCGCCCCAGGCCCGCCAGCGCCAACTACAACCAGCTGAGCCTGGTGATCGCCAGCGCGGTCTCCAACGCGCTCACCCCGCCCTTCGAGGAGGCCGGCGACGACGTTGTCGCCTCCATGAAAGGCCAGCTCGTCGAGATCATCCGGGCTCCTTGA
- a CDS encoding PadR family transcriptional regulator encodes MLLALLAKEPAHGYELKQALEQIFGSAYPSPNIGQIYVTLGRLEKDGLVRAVDVEQSNRPNKKVYYLTAAGREILDTWVDEPTEGPRVRDEFFMKLVLAPMTGIADRMAMINRQRRHYLGLMRDLNELAQQTDPGNRVALLLVEGAMLHLQADLDWLERCQEDLS; translated from the coding sequence ATGCTGCTGGCGCTCCTCGCGAAGGAACCTGCCCACGGCTACGAGCTCAAACAGGCGCTTGAACAGATCTTCGGTAGCGCCTACCCTTCACCGAACATCGGGCAGATCTACGTTACGCTCGGCCGTCTGGAGAAGGACGGTCTGGTGCGCGCCGTGGACGTCGAGCAGTCCAACCGGCCGAACAAGAAGGTCTACTACCTGACGGCCGCGGGCCGCGAGATCCTCGACACGTGGGTGGACGAGCCCACCGAGGGGCCCCGGGTCCGGGACGAGTTCTTCATGAAACTCGTGCTGGCCCCGATGACCGGCATCGCCGACAGGATGGCGATGATCAACCGCCAGCGCCGTCACTACCTCGGACTCATGCGTGACCTCAACGAACTCGCGCAGCAGACCGATCCGGGCAATCGGGTCGCGCTCCTGCTGGTCGAGGGGGCCATGCTGCACCTCCAGGCCGACCTCGACTGGCTCGAACGCTGCCAGGAGGACCTGAGTTGA
- a CDS encoding ABC transporter ATP-binding protein yields MSPVVDTVNLVKIYQDGGVPVPAVRGVDLRVSAGEFVAVMGPSGSGKSTLVHMIGGLEARTSGEIWLDGQRADTLNESAWALLRRRKIGFVFQFFNLVANMTVADNVELPALLAGVSAREARRRREYLLGELGLTARADAAPAQLAGGEQQRVALARALANKPSLLLADEPTGNLDSRNTRDVLRLLGEVHREGQTVIMVTHDARVASLADRVVSLLDGQVVDDGGAGLVRRRPKGSAGDVVELRG; encoded by the coding sequence ATTTCTCCCGTGGTCGACACAGTCAACCTTGTCAAGATCTACCAGGACGGCGGGGTGCCGGTGCCCGCCGTGCGGGGGGTCGACCTGCGGGTGAGCGCGGGGGAGTTCGTGGCGGTCATGGGGCCGTCCGGGTCGGGCAAATCCACGCTGGTCCACATGATCGGCGGTCTTGAGGCCAGGACCAGCGGCGAGATCTGGCTCGACGGGCAGCGGGCCGACACGCTGAACGAGAGCGCCTGGGCGCTGCTCCGCCGCCGGAAGATCGGCTTCGTCTTCCAGTTCTTCAACCTCGTCGCCAACATGACCGTGGCCGACAACGTCGAGCTGCCCGCGCTGCTGGCCGGGGTCAGCGCGCGCGAGGCCCGCCGGCGCCGCGAGTACCTTCTCGGCGAGCTCGGCCTGACCGCTCGCGCCGACGCCGCGCCCGCCCAGCTCGCCGGAGGCGAGCAGCAGCGGGTCGCGCTGGCCCGCGCGCTGGCCAACAAGCCGAGCCTGCTGCTCGCGGACGAGCCCACGGGCAACCTCGACAGCCGCAACACCCGCGACGTCCTGCGCCTGCTCGGCGAGGTCCACCGCGAGGGCCAGACCGTCATCATGGTCACCCACGACGCCCGAGTGGCGAGCCTGGCCGACCGGGTGGTCTCCCTCCTGGACGGTCAGGTCGTCGACGACGGCGGCGCCGGCCTGGTCCGCCGCCGTCCCAAGGGCAGCGCGGGCGACGTCGTCGAACTGAGAGGCTGA